The following proteins are co-located in the Amphiprion ocellaris isolate individual 3 ecotype Okinawa chromosome 7, ASM2253959v1, whole genome shotgun sequence genome:
- the LOC129349319 gene encoding zinc finger protein 609-like: protein MAEQHRAAEKKSDVAMKEREASMKEEWKQKSPMPPSLSKAPSQSDLGKTSQPPSKSRDSPSEPCSKSMGSIKVEDPKSQQAEGLKMKLTEGGHHGKEDSKQALESRSQAGMEQAMWYRQQYPESQKPQAEDEHQQQQPRWKDERDRERERDRKLKEDRPRPKDSQSGPKEDSKEGSDPRITSEDHRALSKDSRSNPHMQFSSPLAQHQGYMPYMHGYPYGQGYDPNHPGYRGMPSVMMQNYPGSYLPGGYPFSPYGSKIAGGEEVSDKSCASPTVTKTATDSKALDILHQHASQYKSKSPTVGDKLPHDREREQDRGAAGDRDRERERERERERDVDRPRSSPSQRIMPSHHHLGYPLLSGQYDLSYATGQSVTRSRTTVDCRTESLSPR, encoded by the exons ATGGCTGAACAGCATCGTGCTGCTGAGAAGAAGTCAGACGTAGCCATGAAAGAGCGAGAAGCCTCCATGAAGGAGGAGTGGAAGCAGAAGAGCCCAATGCCACCAAGCCTCTCCAAAGCCCCGAGTCAGTCAGACCTTGGAAAGACCTCGCAACCTCCAAGCAAATCCAGGGACTCACCCTCCGAGCCCTGTTCCAAGTCCATGGGAAGCATAAAGGTGGAGGACCCAAAGTCCCAGCAAGCGGAGGGGCTAAAGATGAAGCTGACTGAAGGGGGCCACCATGGAAAGGAGGACTCCAAGCAAGCACTGGAGTCCAGAAGCCAGGCAGGGATGGAGCAAGCCATGTGGTACAGACAG CAGTACCCCGAGAGCCAGAAGCCCCAAGCAGAAGATGAACACCAGCAACAACAACCTCGATGGAAAGATGAAAGGGACAGAGAGCGGGAACGCGACCGTAAATTAAAGGAAGACAGGCCTCGGCCCAAGGACAGTCAAAGTGGGCCCAAGGAGGACAGCAAAGAGGGCAGTGATCCCAGAATCACTTCTGAAGACCATCGGGCTCTGAGCAAAGACTCTCGTTCTAATCCTCACATGCAGTTCTCATCACCACTAGCACAGCACCAAGGCTACATGCCCTACATGCATGGTTACCCCTATGGACAAGGCTATGACCCCAACCACCCTGGATACAGGGGCATGCCTTCAGTCATGATGCAGAATTACCCAG GTTCCTATCTGCCCGGAGGTTACCCCTTCTCTCCATACGGGAGTAAAATAGCCGGAGGGGAGGAAGTCAGCGACAAATCTTGCGCTAGCCCCACCGTCACCAAAACAGCAACGGACTCCAAAGCCCTCGATATCCTGCATCAGCACGCCAGCCAGTACAAGAGCAAATCCCCGACTGTAGGCGACAAGCTGCCCCACGACAGGGAGAGGGAGCAGGACCGAGGGGCTGCCGGAGACCGAGACCGGGAACGGGAGCGCGAACGGGAACGGGAGCGAGACGTGGACCGACCGCGATCCTCGCCGTCCCAGCGCATCATGCCCTCCCACCACCACCTGGGATACCCCCTGCTCTCAGGGCAATACGACCTGTCCTACGCCACAGGTCAGTCAGTAACCCGCTCTAGAACCACAGTAGATTGTAGAACAGAAAGTCTGTCGCCCAGATAG